From Archaeoglobus sulfaticallidus PM70-1:
AAAAGGGATTATCCTGAAATCTACTGGAAGGAGAAATCATTTCTGGCCATCAACAACATAATTACTGGGGTCTGGGCAGTAATCTTCATAGCAAACGCAACCATATTTTTACTTCTCGACATACCCTTTACCATAATACTTTCAAACACTTTAATTGCTCTTGGTATAGCGTTTTCAATTGTTTTTCCCTTGAAAGCACCCGCTTACTTTGCTTCAAAGGAATTCAAGAAATATGATTGGAGCGTTGAGGTAACTCAAAAGCTAAAAGGAGAAAACGAATACGATGTCATCATCGTTGGCTCTGGCATTGCTGGCTTAACCTGCGGTGCTTTACTCTCAAAAAGAGGATACAAGGTTTTAGTTTTGGAGCAACATTATCAGGTTGGAGGCTACTGCTCATCCTTTAAAAGGAGGGATTTTGTCTTTAATGCTGGTGTCTCAGATGTAAGCGGTTTATGGGAAAAAGGTCCTATCGCCTATCTTCTCAGAGAGCTTGGGTTAAAAAGAGAAGATTTGTTTGTGAGAAATACAATAAGATACGTCTTCAAAGACGAGGAAGTAGAAGTACAAAACCTGGAGGAATTCATGAGAAAGCTTTCAGATATGTTTCCAGAAGAAAAAGAGAACATTTACGCCTTCTTCGATGAAGCTAAAAAAGCCTATGAGGAGTGTTACAAAGACGCTGAAGCTTATGGCATTCCCTTGCCAGCTGAACTAATCGTCAAGGTTTTTGGAGCTAAAAAGCTCTTGGATTATCCTAAGGAGCATCCACACTTTTACGACTGGATGAACAAAACATTCAGGCAAAAACTCGATGAATACTTCAAAAATGAGGATTTAAAGACTTTACTTGGCGCTTTGTTAGGCTATATAGGAACAGAAGCAGATAAAACTCCTGCAAGCAACGCACTTACTGCTGTAGTTTCATACTACATCCATGGGGGGTACTTTCCAAGAGGAGGAGCTCAAAGGTTTGCAAACAGCTTGAAGGAGGTTATTGAGGGGCACGGTGGTAAAGTCTTGCTTAGGCATAAAGCAGATAAGATACTGATCGGGAACGGAAAGGTTGAGGGTATAAAGGTTGGAGACAAAGTTTTTAGAGCTTCGATTGTTGTGGCAAATGCAAACGCAAAAACCACTTTCTTAGAACTCGTTGGAGAGAAGCACTTGGATGCGAGATTCATTGAATACTTAAAAACCCTGAAGATGTCTCCTTCCTGCTTTGCGGTGTTCTTAGGAGTTGATGCAGACCTAACTGAATATCCAACGATTGTCGTAGATTTGGATGATGGATATTATGTTGTGATAAACTCGAATGCTGACTCAAGCTTAGCGCCAAATGGTAAAGCGAGCGTTACAATACTGACTCTCGCCAACTATCACGATTTTCCAGAGAGAGGAACAGAAGAGTATTTGCAGAAGAAGAAGGAATTTGCCGAAATGTTGATCAAGAAGGCTGAAAAAGTCATTCCGGATTTAAGCAAGCGTATAATCGTTCAGGATGCAGCAACACCAAAGACGTTCGAGAGATACACCTCTATGCCGGAAGGAGCAATCTACGCTTTTGATCAATCGATTGACACCAAGAGACCGTACTTTAAAACCCCAATAAGGGGCTTGTATCTGGCAAGTGCTTCAACTTTCCCGGGTGGTGGAATAGAAGCAGTGGTAATATCAGGAATGATCTGTGCAAACGATATATGTAACTGGGAGGTTAAGCAATGAATGACCTACTCGCAATAGATTCTCCTCTTTGATTTCCTGTATGTATAGTTGAAAATTTAGCCCAGTAAAACGCTCCCTAGCAAATACGCAAGTGAAAATAAAAAATTTCATCTACCGGAAATAACCGAAATTTGTTATTTGTTTTATCACCCTTGCTTGCAAGACCTCATACGGGGGTAGTTCACATCACATATAGACCTCTACAATATTGTGTGGGATTTTAAGTTGAAAAACACTTTTATGCAGAATGAAGAGCTCTTCCTGATTGCTTTGAGAATTAAACCTCCTTAGTATCAAGTACTTTGGAAGTCATAGGATTTCCAAGTTCACCAAATTTTTGCTTACTGCCTACAACAATGAACGCAACTACACAAACCTACAACTACACAAACTTAAAATCTCCATACATCCAGTAAATCCATGTGATCCTCACAACCTCAAGAAAGCCGGGGAGGAAAACCAGAACGCTTGCCAAATTTCTCGCAAAATTCATGAACTGGAAGTACATTTCAAGGGGAAAAAAGAGTCTTGAAAAGGTCTATTCTCTGTCCCCTGATGTTGCGATACTAGAAGAGATAAAAGGAAATCCATCTATCCTCAGGATCATAAAAAATGGACGGGAAGTTTTTTCAATGAGATTCAATCCCGGGAAGATAGAAAAAGTTAAGATGGATAACTCCCCTGTCTTCTTTAGCGGGGATGTGTGGTTCGATCCTTTAATATTTGATGCTGTTCCAGTAAGTTTTGCCGGGAAAAAGATGAAGAAAAAGTTCAAGGCCATGGGAGCATTAAAGAAAGAGATTCTTGTAAAGAAAGACAGGAATAAATACCACATGCTTTTCAACTACAGTGGCAGGCTCGTGGGCAAGCTTATTGTCATGAGATCCATGAGGTGAAAGATTGAACTATAAAGGTGATTTCGAGTTCAAGATTGAGAATTACAAGAAGGCAGAACTGATATTTAATGCGCTGAAAGTTGAGGGGGGTAGAGGGATAAGAAGCGAGGCAAAGATTTATTTAAAGGGAGGGTCTTTAATCTTAAAAATCGAAGCAGAAGATCTAACTTCATTTAGAGCCAGCCTGAATTCGTGGTTACGGCTTATAAGAATATGTAATGAAATATTGAATGTAATCGATGAAGTAGAGTAGAGGTGTTCGAGATGAGTGTTGAACTTCCACCCCAGGTACAGAATATGGTTGCTCAGCTTCAGCAGATCCAACAGCAGCTTCAGGTTGTGGTTGCTCAGAAAGCACAGGTTGATGCTGGACTGAAAGAAGCTGAAATGGCGCTGGAAGAGCTGAAAAAAAAGGAAGATACTACTGTTTACAAAACAGTTGGTAATATACTCGTAAAAACAAGCAAGGAAGAGATGCTAAAGGAGCTTGAGGAGAAGAAGGAGACTCTGGAGATCAGAATAAAAACCCTGCAGAGGCAGGAAGAGAAGCTCAGAGAGAGATTTGTCGAACTGCAGAAAAAGATTCAATCAATGCTCGGGCCTCAGGCCGGGTAGCAGATTGGACAGGCAGCGAGATGTCGAGAGAGTTCGATGTAATAATAGCTTTCGCACTTTTCCATTTCGGAATATTTTCAACTATTTTTTTAATTGCGATATCGATATTTTTTCTGACATATCCATATAACCTGATCGTTAGCACGATTGGGATAACTGCCGGGCTTGTTTTGATATACAAAGGAATAAAGTTAGGAAAATCACTGAAATCTTCCTGAAGCTGAGATACCTGAAGTAGAACATTTTTTAAACGAAATAGAGGTCTCTTTCTTTCAATCTATCTATAAAATTAAATAACCATCCAGACAATTTTTCATAGAAATTGAAAGTTTCCAACAATGTGTTCGCTATCAGACCCTTCTCCTCCTAACCCTCTCAACGAACCTCTCTATATTTATCCCATTCTTCAAGCAGAACTGGCAGAATAACTGTGTAGCATAAAATATCATCCTAATATATGTAATAGCGTACTTGCAGTAGTAAACGTGTAAATCTCCTAATTCGAACATTGCTTTTGCTACTTTGAAGAAGAGCTCTATCCTGTTCCTTATTTCTGCGAATTCCTCTATCTACGTTTCTTTTCACCTAGATTACTGGAATTATTCTGTAGTTTAAAGGTAACAAAACGTTGTCGTAGGCGAAAAAACTAGCATCTGCTATAACAACCTCTATCT
This genomic window contains:
- a CDS encoding phytoene desaturase family protein; this translates as MKGNVKNNRKIPGMLYILISFVPWVVYWVLCGMGNMLGVVIPLVIILLLIIPQICRRDFNLMDVTSLLYFSIATTATFIFNLNIFVEKSGFLGYFTLFLMALFSLIIKQPYTLQVSKRDYPEIYWKEKSFLAINNIITGVWAVIFIANATIFLLLDIPFTIILSNTLIALGIAFSIVFPLKAPAYFASKEFKKYDWSVEVTQKLKGENEYDVIIVGSGIAGLTCGALLSKRGYKVLVLEQHYQVGGYCSSFKRRDFVFNAGVSDVSGLWEKGPIAYLLRELGLKREDLFVRNTIRYVFKDEEVEVQNLEEFMRKLSDMFPEEKENIYAFFDEAKKAYEECYKDAEAYGIPLPAELIVKVFGAKKLLDYPKEHPHFYDWMNKTFRQKLDEYFKNEDLKTLLGALLGYIGTEADKTPASNALTAVVSYYIHGGYFPRGGAQRFANSLKEVIEGHGGKVLLRHKADKILIGNGKVEGIKVGDKVFRASIVVANANAKTTFLELVGEKHLDARFIEYLKTLKMSPSCFAVFLGVDADLTEYPTIVVDLDDGYYVVINSNADSSLAPNGKASVTILTLANYHDFPERGTEEYLQKKKEFAEMLIKKAEKVIPDLSKRIIVQDAATPKTFERYTSMPEGAIYAFDQSIDTKRPYFKTPIRGLYLASASTFPGGGIEAVVISGMICANDICNWEVKQ
- a CDS encoding Brix domain-containing protein gives rise to the protein MILTTSRKPGRKTRTLAKFLAKFMNWKYISRGKKSLEKVYSLSPDVAILEEIKGNPSILRIIKNGREVFSMRFNPGKIEKVKMDNSPVFFSGDVWFDPLIFDAVPVSFAGKKMKKKFKAMGALKKEILVKKDRNKYHMLFNYSGRLVGKLIVMRSMR
- a CDS encoding KEOPS complex subunit Pcc1, coding for MNYKGDFEFKIENYKKAELIFNALKVEGGRGIRSEAKIYLKGGSLILKIEAEDLTSFRASLNSWLRLIRICNEILNVIDEVE
- a CDS encoding prefoldin subunit beta, coding for MSVELPPQVQNMVAQLQQIQQQLQVVVAQKAQVDAGLKEAEMALEELKKKEDTTVYKTVGNILVKTSKEEMLKELEEKKETLEIRIKTLQRQEEKLRERFVELQKKIQSMLGPQAG